A genomic window from Punica granatum isolate Tunisia-2019 chromosome 2, ASM765513v2, whole genome shotgun sequence includes:
- the LOC116197701 gene encoding stem-specific protein TSJT1, giving the protein MLAVFDKSVAKGPDALQSPHSEAVSALKDGCLSNHFAGVHPGSVTVNLGSAGLIAYSLDRQNPLLPRLFAVVDDIFCLFQGHIENVALLKQQYGLNKMANEVIIVIEAYRTLRDRGPYPPDQVVRDLNGKFAFILYDSSAKTTFLAADADGSVPFFWGTDSEGNLVLSDDVEIVKKGCGKSFAPFPKGCFFTKSGGLRSYEHPRNELKPVPRVDSSGQVCGATFKVDSESKKETSGMPRVGSAANWSSHY; this is encoded by the exons ATGCTGGCGGTGTTCGACAAATCCGTGGCCAAGGGCCCGGACGCGCTTCAGAGCCCGCACTCCGAGGCGGTCTCCGCCCTCAAGGACGGCTGCCTCAGCAACCACTTCGCCGGTGTCCACCCCGGCTCCGTCACCGTCAACCTCGGCTCCGCCGGCCTCATCGCCTACTCCCTCGATCGCCAGAATCCCCTCCTCCCCAG ATTGTTTGCGGTCGTGGATGACATCTTCTGCCTGTTCCAAGGACACATCGAGAATGTTGCTCTTCTGAAGCAACAGTATGGATTGAACAAGATGGCGAACGAGGTGATCATCGTCATTGAAGCCTATAGGACTCTGAGGGACCGTGGCCCTTACCCTCCGGATCAGGTTGTGAGAGACCTGAACGGGAAGTTTGCATTCATTCTCTATGACAGCTCCGCAAAGACTACCTTTCTCGCTGCT GATGCCGATGGAAgtgttcctttcttttgggGAACCGATTCTGAAGGGAATCTCGTCCTCTCTGATGATGTGGAGATTGTCAAGAAGGGCTGCGGGAAATCTTTTGCTCCATTTCCTAAAG GGTGCTTCTTTACAAAGTCTGGAGGGCTGAGGAGTTATGAGCACCCCCGGAATGAGTTGAAGCCAGTGCCGAGGGTGGACAGCTCGGGTCAAGTGTGCGGAGCTACCTTCAAAGTGGACTCGGAGTCAAAGAAGGAGACCAGTGGCATGCCTAGAGTTGGGAGCGCTGCGAACTGGTCCTCACACTACTGA
- the LOC116197700 gene encoding meiotic recombination protein DMC1 homolog isoform X1: MLAALKTEDQSQLQLIEREDVDDEEDLFEAIDKLISQGINAGDVKKLQDAGIYTCNGLKMHTKKHLTGIKGLSEAKVDKICEAAEKLVNFGYITGSDALLRRKSVIHITTGSQALDELLGGGIETLAITEAFGEFRSGKTQLAHTLCVSTQLPTHMKGGNGKVAYIDTEGTFRPDRIVSIAERFGMDPGAVLDNIIYARAYTYEHQYDLLLGLAVKMSEEPFRLLIVDSVIALFRVDFTGRGELAERQQKLAQMLSRLTKIAEEFNVAVYMTNQVIADPGGGVFISDPKKPAGGHVLAHAATIRLMFRKGKGEQRVCKVFDAPNLPEAEAVFQITPGGIADAKD, encoded by the exons ATGCTGGCAGCTCTCAA GACTGAAGACCAGAGCCAGTTGCAGCTCATCGAGAGAGAAGACGTTGATGATGAGGAGGACCTCTTCGAGGCCATAGACAAAC TGATCTCTCAAGGAATCAATGCTGGAGATGTGAAAAAGCTCCAAGATGCAGGGATCTACACCTGTAATGGCTTGAAGATGCATACGAAGAAG CACTTGACGGGAATAAAAGGATTATCTGAAGCCAAAGTGGACAAGATATGTGAAGCTGCTGAGAAATTAGTG aacTTTGGCTATATCACAGGAAGTGATGCTTTGCTGAGA AGAAAGTCCGTGATTCATATCACGACAGGAAGCCAGGCCCTTGATGAGCTTTTAGGCG GTGGAATTGAAACTCTGGCTATAACAGAAGCTTTTGGGGAATTTCG GTCAGGGAAAACACAGCTCGCACATACTCTCTGTGTTTCTACACAG CTGCCAACTCACATGAAAGGAGGCAATGGCAAGGTTGCTTACATTGACACTGAGGGAACTTT CCGCCCTGATCGCATTGTGTCAATAGCTGAGAGATTTGGCATGGACCCTGGGGCAGTCCTTGACAAT ATCATTTATGCCCGCGCATACACTTATGAGCATCAATACGACCTGCTTCTCGGCCTGGCTGTGAAAATGTCTGAAGAACCATTTAGATTACTG ATTGTAGACTCTGTGATTGCTCTCTTCCGAGTGGATTTTACTGGGAGAGGAGAACTTGCTGAACGGCAG CAAAAATTGGCACAAATGCTTTCTAGATTAACAAAGATTGCTGAGGAATTCAATGTTGCTGTGTATATGACCAACCAAG TGATTGCTGATCCAGGTGGCGGAGTATTCATATCAGATCCTAAGAAACCAGCAGGAGGCCATGTGCTAGCCCATGCAGCCACAATTAGGCTGATGTTTAGGAAAGGCAAAGGTGAACAGCGCGTCTGCAAGGTGTTCGATGCTCCAAACCTACCAGAAGCTGAAGCT GTATTCCAGATAACACCAGGAGGCATAGCAGATGCCAAGGACTAA
- the LOC116197700 gene encoding meiotic recombination protein DMC1 homolog isoform X2 produces MHTKKHLTGIKGLSEAKVDKICEAAEKLVNFGYITGSDALLRRKSVIHITTGSQALDELLGGGIETLAITEAFGEFRSGKTQLAHTLCVSTQLPTHMKGGNGKVAYIDTEGTFRPDRIVSIAERFGMDPGAVLDNIIYARAYTYEHQYDLLLGLAVKMSEEPFRLLIVDSVIALFRVDFTGRGELAERQQKLAQMLSRLTKIAEEFNVAVYMTNQVIADPGGGVFISDPKKPAGGHVLAHAATIRLMFRKGKGEQRVCKVFDAPNLPEAEAVFQITPGGIADAKD; encoded by the exons ATGCATACGAAGAAG CACTTGACGGGAATAAAAGGATTATCTGAAGCCAAAGTGGACAAGATATGTGAAGCTGCTGAGAAATTAGTG aacTTTGGCTATATCACAGGAAGTGATGCTTTGCTGAGA AGAAAGTCCGTGATTCATATCACGACAGGAAGCCAGGCCCTTGATGAGCTTTTAGGCG GTGGAATTGAAACTCTGGCTATAACAGAAGCTTTTGGGGAATTTCG GTCAGGGAAAACACAGCTCGCACATACTCTCTGTGTTTCTACACAG CTGCCAACTCACATGAAAGGAGGCAATGGCAAGGTTGCTTACATTGACACTGAGGGAACTTT CCGCCCTGATCGCATTGTGTCAATAGCTGAGAGATTTGGCATGGACCCTGGGGCAGTCCTTGACAAT ATCATTTATGCCCGCGCATACACTTATGAGCATCAATACGACCTGCTTCTCGGCCTGGCTGTGAAAATGTCTGAAGAACCATTTAGATTACTG ATTGTAGACTCTGTGATTGCTCTCTTCCGAGTGGATTTTACTGGGAGAGGAGAACTTGCTGAACGGCAG CAAAAATTGGCACAAATGCTTTCTAGATTAACAAAGATTGCTGAGGAATTCAATGTTGCTGTGTATATGACCAACCAAG TGATTGCTGATCCAGGTGGCGGAGTATTCATATCAGATCCTAAGAAACCAGCAGGAGGCCATGTGCTAGCCCATGCAGCCACAATTAGGCTGATGTTTAGGAAAGGCAAAGGTGAACAGCGCGTCTGCAAGGTGTTCGATGCTCCAAACCTACCAGAAGCTGAAGCT GTATTCCAGATAACACCAGGAGGCATAGCAGATGCCAAGGACTAA